One Solanum pennellii chromosome 10, SPENNV200 genomic region harbors:
- the LOC107001511 gene encoding uncharacterized protein LOC107001511, with translation MHNAVFILAVSVTDSQYLSCISISRYPGRSRPVQAASSRRKGQTAQAGQQARGQAAVGGAAVTTVSAVSAVSAVTAVTAVTAVTAINGRQFQALGRLGKTWGRLVKARSPFLEDLEALSRPARYPGRSRPVQAASSRRKGQTAQAGQQARGQAAVGGAAVTTVSAVSAVSAVTAVTAVTAVTAINGRQFQALGRLGKTWGRLVKARSPFLEDLEACLVGMDLGACI, from the exons ATGCACAACGCTGTTTTCATTCTCGCCGTTAGTGTTACTGATTCACAATATCTCAGTTGCATAAGTATTTCGAG ATACCCCGGCAGATCGCGACCCGTCCAGGCAGCCAGCAGCAGGCGCAAGGGGCAGACTGCCCAAGCAGGCCAGCAGGCAAGGGGGCAGGCAGCAGTTGGAGGGGCAGCCGTTACAACAGTTTCGGCAGTTTCAGCCGTTTCAGCTGTTACAGCCGTTACAGCCGTTACAGCTGTTACAGCAATTAATGGGCGGCAGTTTCAAGCCTTGGGGAGGCTTGGCAAAACGTGGGGCAGACTAGTCAAGGCTAGGAGTCCATTTTTGGAAGACTTAGAAGCAT TGTCACGACCCGCCAGATACCCCGGCAGATCGCGACCCGTCCAGGCAGCCAGCAGCAGGCGCAAGGGGCAGACTGCCCAAGCAGGCCAGCAGGCAAGGGGGCAGGCAGCAGTTGGAGGGGCAGCCGTTACAACAGTTTCGGCAGTTTCAGCCGTTTCAGCTGTTACAGCCGTTACAGCCGTTACAGCTGTTACAGCAATTAATGGGCGGCAGTTTCAAGCCTTGGGGAGGCTTGGCAAAACGTGGGGCAGACTAGTCAAGGCTAGGAGTCCATTTTTGGAAGACTTAGAAGCATGTCTTGTGGGCATGGACTTAGGGGCTTGTATATAG